A segment of the Homoserinimonas aerilata genome:
TCGATGACGCGCCTGTTGAAGACAGCACCCGGCTCCTGCGGCAGGCCCTGAAGGTTGACGGCCCACTGCACGAAATGCGCAGCGATCTTGAGAGCTCGATTAGTGTCGAGCGTCGTACCCTCGGACGCCGCGCCCACGGCGTCCAGCACGAACACACGGATCGCCGCCCAGTCACTGGCTGGGATTCTCGGCGAGTACCGCATCAGCGGAGCGACCACCTCCTTCGGAAGTCTGCGGATGTGACGTCCGTCGAGTATCGCCGCGACAGGGATGATAAGGGAAATGTCAACTATCAGGTTCGGGTTGTCGCCCTCTGATGCGATCGGGCGGGGGGAATGGGAAAGCTTTCTTGTTGTCATGCCCCCTCTCTGTGCGGGCACGAAAAACGAGCCGGTCGTCCTTTCACTGTGCAATTAGCAATAGGATGCCCAGAGTAGCTAAATCTTGCCATACCTTTAGCTGTACCGCCTCTATAAGGTTAGAAAGTAGGCCGAGACTATGGACCCAGTAGGCGATCTCCGCGCGTTCAAGTTCAAACCCCGGGACGTTGTGCAGTCACCGAAACAGTTCGGGAAGTCTGGGTTGACCCTCAAGCCGCGCGACGGGGTCGAGCGGGACGATCCAAGATTTGGGGCAGCACAGCTCCAACATCTGATCGCCAACGCCGTCAGGGAGTCAATGCTTGCCGAGGGACACTCGCTCCGAAGCTATGTGAACCTTCTCGACGGTGTGCCCGGAATGACCTACGAGCGACTGGTTCGCATTCAACGCGGCGACACGCTCATGCAGTTCGCCGATCTGGTGGCGTGGGCAAGGCGATTCGAAGCGGTCCGTTCTCTTCTGACTGACTCGAGCACCTGGCCTGACGGTGTAGCCATCGATGAGCCCGAAGTCTCGGGTTGAACACAGCGTCTAGTGCATTTGGGGACCCCAAGACGGGCAATTGCCGAAACCTGTTAAGCAGCCAGGCCCTGCGGCATCCTCGCTGGATGTCTGCTCTCGCATATCGACAACACATATCTGGCTAACAAGCATCCGTGCGGAGTCCGTGGGCGCCGTCGGACTTCATGGTCCAGTAGCCGAATTGACCGACTCAGCATGCCTCAATGTGCGCAGTCGACGTGTGGCGAGATTGGAGGCTGGGCTGACGGTGCGACCTCGCCGTCGTCCAGCATGTCACGGAGGGCGGACGCCACCAAGGACTGAATCCCGGAGAGCGCCTGGCATTCTTGGTTGGCAGCCCACGCCAGCGATGGGAACTCGGTGACCGTTCCGATGAATGTCTCGTCGACAGCGGACCAGTGCACTCGATAGCTGTAGTAGGCGGCGCTCGGTGGGGGATCCTCTGCGTTAGGCATCGAAGGCTGCCACTCGCTTGATCCAGCGAATCTCGGTCGACACTGCCCAGAAGAAGTCCGTCGGGTCGTTGTAGCCGCCGTCGGACTTCATTGTCCAGTAGCCGGATTGCCCGACTCGGCATGCTTCGATGGTGCGCAGTCGACGTGTGGTGTCATTGATGGTGAGCGAGGCCATCGTTCCCGGCTGTCTCGCGACGGTGCGCCGGTCGAGGTCGAAGAAGTAGTGGCTGCTCCAGGTTCGTACGACCCAGAGTCCGGCCTCTCCTCCGGTGAGCTCTGTCACCGTGTCGTCGTCGCGTGGGAAAAGCGTGAGCGCACTGGTGCGCGAGAACAGGATGCCCTGGCTCAATTCCATCGGGTCGTCCTGAGCAAGAAGGATCACTTTGGTGTCGGAGGCGTCTGGCCCCTCGCCAGTACTGACCGTCTCCTCGACAGTGACGTCGTCGTGAGTACCCAGGTAGAGCTTTGGGTGGATTCGAGCGATCGGATCGGTCGGTTCCGTGGCATTCTCGCTGAGTGGGCCGCTGCGGCCCGTGGACTGGGCGTCCAGCGGTGGCCGCGCTGGAGGCAGGAGCGGGTTGTAGCCGGCAGGACCGATGAGGATATCGGTGCCAGCCTCTGGGACTGGACCGGGGGAGTGGGCCTCATCAAGAGTGGCCAAGGTCGCATGGAAGCGAAGCGTGGCGCGGAATCCGCGGGGAAGTTGGGCGATGTTGGTGCGCAGCCAGCACAACCCGTCCTCCGCGAGGTGCCCGTGCTCGATGGCGGCTGTGGTGGCATCACGGATGAACAGTGTTTGCTCGCGGGCACGCAGCCGCTCGTTGATCCGATCTAGAGTGGCCTCCCACGTGCGGTCTGCTGCGGAGAGTCCCAGGCGGCCGAGGATGACGAGTGCTTCGACTCCGCGCTTCCACATCGTCTCCGAGACGATTTCCAGGTGATCGAGGTCGCCGTTGATATCGCTGAGGATGCCGATATAGACCTCGTTCTCGAGGCTCGTGGGTGGGGTTGTCGCAGTCATGGTAGGTCCTTCCCGAGGTTGAGGTGTGTCGGAGTGAGCGGCTCGATGCTGGTGACGGTGGTAGAGGAGCGGCGGGTCAGAAGGACGCCAGGGATGCCGAGATTGATGTCCAGGATCATGGGCTCGCCGACGTGGCATCGCAGGACCCTCACCAGCTGGACTGGCGAGGTGTCGTTGCGCATGCGCCGTATCGCGTCATCGAGGGCGTCGGGTGTCCGGTTCAGGAGCATCCGGGTGAAGTCGATGCGGTAGCTGGCCGACTCGGTAACCACGAGGTAGAGGCCGGTGCTGCGTCCATCGAGGGAATCCATGCGCTGATCTTCGCGCGGTACGCAAGCGGCCGAAATTACAAGAAATCTGTATGTGCCACTGGATGCGAACGCATCTAACTGGACCGCGCGGGCTGCAACGATGGACTGCGGTCGCCGGTTGCGGAGTGCGTCGGATTCTGTCCGCCCAACGAGGAGGCAGCGATGTCAGGATCCGAGCGGATCGGCACGTGGTCGGACTGGACTGAACTACTCGCCGCCATTGACGCCTACGGGGGCAGCGGGTCCGAGGTCAGGCGCCGAGCTGACGCCGACGGGGTCTCTCTCGAAGTTGTTGGCGAGGGGCTGTCCCGTGCGGCCGAGCTTCGCAATCGTCTCGCAGACTCAGTGTTGCCGGACTTCACCAGTTGGGAGGCCACGCCGCCGGGGCTGCTCGACCTGCGAGTGTTCGATCAGGATCTCTGGTGGGTCGATGTGGTGCGCCGACCGCACAGGGTTGCTGACATGAGCGGCGAGTATCTGGCGAACGTCATTGACTCTCTCCGGCGCGGGAAGGTCGACTTCTGTCAGGCCTACCACTGTCAATACAGAGGCGTTGCCGTGCCCGTCGATGCCCACAAATGGTTGGAGTCCACTGCTCTGATGCGCGGTCTCCTGGCCGAACTGCGAAAGCGGCACTAAGACAATGGCCCGGCTGCCGCGCGAGTGGCCGTACCTAGTCTTCGTCCGCAGTCAAAGTGATGTAGCGATACCCGTCCAGAGGTGCGACCGGTTGGATCTTGCTCGAGTAGGTTCTCGCAAGCTGGGCGCGCCGGAATCTCACCCGCAGCACGGTCTCGAGCCCTGGGAGACATCGCTTGGCTATCTCGAACTCGTGCAGATACATCCCAAGATCACCACGCAGAATCGCCCCGATCCGGCGCTCATCGAGCCCGACCAGCCTTCCGTACGCCGCGTGTGTGATGTGGTCGATTGTCAAGATCCTGTTGATCGCGAGGGCAACCTCATGTTGAATCGCGGCCGCCTGGGCCTCACCGGCAAACTCTGCCATCCACGCCCGAGCGTTCTCGGGCATCGTCGTATCCGGATCAGGAAATGGCGCCTCGATGAAGGCCGCGTTCTCGGACTTGCCGAACTCGGCCGGCCGGTCACAGAACGACCTCGGCTTGCCATGCACCGGTGTCATGTGGGGAGGCTACGCCTCGCAAGGCGCTGCGTACAGGAATCGTGTAGTTGACCCTTCACTTCTGATGCGTTCCGACGGCAACGAGCAGTGGTACGTGTAGGTGAAGTACGCACGCGATGCGATCGACATAGAGAAGGGGAGACGCGATGACAACGAGCCCAAGCACTCCGAAGACTCCGTCCGAACGAGCCCAAAGACTGTCCGAGATCCGAGCCAAGGCTCGCGAGGAGATCGCCGGGCCTGTGCTCAGCCCTGAGGAAGTTCGCGGCATGGTTCGTGGCAATGCTTGTACCAGCACCGATGTCGATCGACAGGTGCCCACTACCTCGGAGCGACCTCGTGGCCGACGAGCCCAATAGCTGAACTCCGTGCTTCTGGACTGGTTTCCCTCCGTGCCGAATGACTCGACGAGTCGATCACCGGAAAGGTCCGCGTGGCCCTGACGCAGAGCGATGCTTTTTACTAGGCATACACGCCTGTACGACAGACGTATGCGTCCGCGGAGTATCGAATGCGTTAGACCGCAACCGTCTCTTCGTACCCGTCGTCCAGTCCGAGATCGAAGCGCATCATCCCAACCAGCTCGCTGGCGAGAGGCAGATCGTCATCAAATTGGGGGCTGAGTTCCCCCGACCACGCGTCGTTCATCCGACTCTGATAGTTCCAGAAAAGACGCTCAGCCCTGTCAGCAACCTCCGCATCACCGATGAGCTTGAGTGCCCCGAGGCACGTCCGCCATCGCTCCCAGAGGTCGTCTCGCATACGCTCCAGAGCGGCCAACTCATCCCGCTTGGGGTGTGACGACGGAATATCGGCAACCATCAGAAAAAACTTGCCGCCGGCGTCGGCCTCCACACCCGCCGGAGGATCGAACTCGCAATGGATAAGTCCAATGTCGGGTGCGAGCAGTCGCCACTGGTCCATACAGTCAATGTATTCTGCGTAGACGCGACGCTTTTCAGCTCGGTCGGACTCTCGCGCTGAGTGCTCCAGCTCGAGTTGCTTCGTCTTACGCGCTCCGGAGTTGGCCAGAACGGTGCCGAGCATCGCCAAACCTCCAGAGACCAGGACTCCCAGCAGCGTTCCGCCCACAGCGAGAACTGCTCCGTCGAGTTCGCCCATTCCGTCGGCTTTCGATCTAGTTCGGTCGGTGCAGATAGATGAATCTGGTGCGAGCCTATAGGTCTGCAGACGCGCCTGAGGCCACACTCCGCTGGGGCGTGTGGCCTGAACGTCCCCCGACGAGAGAGATCGCGCATCACCATGAGGTGAGTAAATCCGAGACGCCAGCCGGAGCTGCGAAGGGGCGTGGGCTCGTGCCAGACCGCTAGGGTTCCTCTCACGGACGCTATTAGCGAGCGACAGCGTCACACCGAGAGAGCGAGACCCTTTGGCGGAGACAACTTTGCGCTCACTCGCGCCCGACTACAGAGATACCCAACATGCCTCATACGTGCGTCATCTCACCGAAGCGCTGGAGGACTCTCGGAACAGGAACATCGCACTCACAGGGCGGTATGGTGCCGGAAAATCGAGTGTCCTAGACCGCTTTGTTGCTGATCAAAACAAGCTTGACAAAAATGTCCTGCGCATCAGCATCAGCACGCTCGGTCCCGACAACGACGAGGACCTCACTAACCGGATCCAGAAGGAACTGGTCAAGCAGCTTCTCTACCGAGCTAAGCCTGGCGAGATCAGACGTTCGCGCTTTGCCCGCCCCAAGCCGCTGACATGGTGGCGGGCGCTGCTCGAGTCTGCAGGCGCTACCGCGGCGATTGTGGGGCTTCTCTGGCTCTTCGGGTTGTGGCCAGTACAGGAGGTCCTCGGTGTTTCTGACCCGACGCTAGTGGCCGCGATGTTGTTTACGGTGACGTTCGTGCTGCTGGTGCTCGGTGTCGTTTGGTCGGTGCGGTGGCTTCTGGGGGATCGCCTCGTCTCTAAAGTCTCGACAGCGGGCCTGTCGATCCAGCTCGAGAAGAAGGCGGACTCGTATTTCGACGCGTACTTGGATGAGATTGTGGCGTTCTTCGAGACAACGAATCCGGACATCGTTGTCTTCGAGGATCTGGACCGATTCGATGACGCGCGGATTTTCGACTCATTGCGAGAGCTCAACACCCTACTCAACGCGTCGGCACACTGGTCGAAGCGCAAGGATCGCCCTCTCCGCTTCATCTACGCGATCAAGGACAGCATCTTCGAGAAGATTGGCAAGCCACAGGCAGAGAAGGATCGCGCGGGCGAGTCGGGCACGCCCGGCGAAGGTGCACTCGCCGCTGAGCTCGCCAGACCCGCAGACGCACAGCAGAACTCCCAGTGGTACCGCACCTCCGACATCGCCGCTGCGGAAACCGAGCGCGCCAACAGGACCAAGTTCTTCGAGATAGTCGTGCCCATCGTGCCATTCCTTTCTCACAACAACTCACGGGACCTGCTTAGCGATTGTTTGGAGGAGGGGACTGCTGCACGAATAGGTGACATCTGATCTGGCTAGCCCGGAGGGTTGGCCTGGAAGGATGGCATCATGCCTAAGCCCTATCCGCGAGAGTTCCGTGATGACGTCGTGCGCGTCGCGCGGGGCCGTGAGCCTGGTGTGACGATCAAGCAGGTCGCGAAAGATTTCGGTGTCCATGCGGTGACGTTGCATAAGTGGTTGCAGCGCGCGGCGGTCGACGACGGGGTCAAGCCCGGCGAAAGCCGTGGTGAGGCCGCGGAGTTGCGGGAAGCGCGTCAGAGGATTCGTCTGCTCGAGCAAGAGAATGAGGTGCTCCGCCGTGCGGCGGCGTATCTGTCGCAGGCGAATCTGCCGGGAAAAGGTTCTACCCGCTCGTGACAGAGCTCGCCGCTGCGGGGATCCCCGTGACGGTGACGTGTCGGGTATTGAAGCTTGCTCGCCAGCCTTACTACCGGTGGCTGGCTGACCCCATCACGACCAGCGAGGTAGTGCAGGCATATCGTGCGAACGCGTTGTTCGACGCGCACAAGGACGACCCCGAGTTCGGTCACCGGTTGCTCGCAGACGAGGCCCGCGACGCCGGGGAATCAATGGCGGACCGGACCGCGTGGCGCATCACGGCCGCGAACGGCTGGTGGAGTGTGTTCGGGAAGAAACGGGGCAAGAACGGCAAGAAACCCGGCCCTGCCGTTCACGACGACCTCTGCACGGTCACCGATGAGAGCGGGCGGGTCCGGCACGAGTTCACCGCCGAGGGTCCGAACCAGCTCTGGCTGACCGACATCACCGAACACAAGACCGCAGAGGGCAAGCTCTACCTCTGCGCGATTAAAGACGTGTTCGGGAACAAGATCGTCGGGTACTCGATCGACTCGCGGATGAAGTCGAGTCTCGCTGTCCGCGCGCTGGAGAACGCCGTCCAGATGCGCGGTGACGTCGCCGGGTGCGTGGTCCACTCCGACCGCGGATCGCAATTTCGAAGCCGAAAATTCCTGCGTGCTCTATCCCGCAACCGCCTGGTCGGATCAATGGGCCGGGTTGCATCATGCGGAGACAACGCCGCGATGGAATCGTTCTTTGCGCTGCTGCAAAAGAACGTCCTCGACCATCGCTCCTGGACAACCCGCGAGCAGCTGCGCATCGCGATCGTGACCTGGATCGAACGCACCTATCACCGACGCCGACGGCAAGCCGCTCTGGGGCGTTTGACGCCCGTCGAATTCGAGACCATCATGAACACGACCGTCGCACTGGTGGCGTGACTATAACTGTCACCTATCCGTGCAGCAGTCCCGAGCTTGACCTGCCCGACGGCGTCAGAGTGGAACGCAAACTACTCAGCCTCGTTGGCCGACACACCACAGATATGCGGTTGATGACCAATATCTGCAACGAGTTCGTGGTCTACGCCGAGAAACTGCTTTGGAGCGCTAACCCAGTGCCCGGTATGACCCCAGACGACCTGTTCGCCATCGTCGTATATAAGAACTTCCACGTAACTGACTTTGAGGCTCTTCCGCAGCGCGAGAGCGCTTTAGACACTCTCGAGCGTCGTCGCCGGGACTTCGTGCAAGAGTCCATCAAGGCGCTTCAAGCGAAGCGGGAATCGATTTCTCGGGGCGAGGCGCTGAAGCGTGAGCAGGCGGATCTTGCCGCAAAGCTCGGTAGCCGACTGGATACTTTTCTCAACGCAACAGGCTCCACGCTTGTCAGCGCAACGGTTGGTGCAAAAGTCCTTGACAAGACTATGACCCAACGGCCCGCGTTCTGGAGCACAATTGCCACAGAGGGTGAGTTGACACTTGACTTCAAACACCCTGGCGGTTACCGCACCAATGTGGCCTTGGATCGAACTCAACTCGCTAAGTTATTCCCCGACGGTATCAACCCAGAGAGCTGGGGCGATTATGACACCGAGACCGCTTCCGCAAAACGCCGAGAGAGCGACGCGAAGATCGCGTCTCTTCGAGGCGCTGACTTCACAACACTCGCGCATCAACCGCACTACACCGTCAACAGTCTGACATTCTCCGATCACATCAACGCGACATTAAGCTCAGAGCTCGCGAGGGATTTGGTACGCCAGGGTTTCTTGAACCGCTACTACGCGGAGTACTCGTCGGTGTTCTACGGGAAATTCTTAGGTGTCGACGTCGCACACTTTTTCCGCAACAGCGTCTGGCCAAACGAAATGGACATTCATTTCAAGTTTGCGACAGAGGGGGCGATCAAAAATCTACTGGAACAGGCACCTGACGGGTTCACCAGCTCACGCAGTGCGCTCAACCTTGAGGTCGTCGACTACTTGCTGCAGCACCGCCGGGATCTTGCGATGCAGGTCGTTCGCTATCTTGTCACGGAGGCGGGTGAAGAACGGGACACCTTCCTGGAGGCCTTCCTGGGCGAGAAGGGCCTTCAGAGGAAGGCCCTTGTTGCACTTCTGGCAGAGCATCCTTGGCGCGGCCTGTACGAATACCTCGCGAAACACCCAGACCGTGGACTGTTTCGTGATCCGAATCCTGGAGAATCCGATACTGACGCGGACGTTGTCGGTTCTCTTCTCAATGCCGCGTTACTCAGCGGAAAGAACGCTGCGAAGTATGACTGGAGCAGCGCCGTACAGAGTCTGGTAGTTGATCTACACTCACGCCTTCCGGCATTCACAAAAAAGCAGCAGTCCGCAAAGATGAAGGATCTCTACTCCTTCATCGTCCGCGCGGAAATGATCGTGCCCTCGCTGAAGGTGTTGTCCGAAGGGCTCCGCGAACGGGTCACCGAAGAGCGCCGGTACGCCCTCACCGCGGATAATCTCCGCGCCGCCATTGGTCTAGGGGCAGAAACGCCGGTGACGCTGGAACGCATTCGCCAGAGAGAAGTCGTCTGGGATCACTGCGCGAGCGCTCCCGATACCTTCCTTCGCGTTGTAGCAGAGGACAAGCACACACCTCACGTCGTGGCAGATCCCGAAGTCCTCAGAGGCGTCGTCGATGATGTGCATGACAGGTGGTCGCAGGCGCAGCTCGACACACTTCTTCGCTGGAGTTCCCCGAAAGCTGCGCTGCCCGATCTCACGCTCCTGCCCAAGATGGCTTGGCAATCGATCGCGAAGGCGCGGCGGATGGTCCCGAGTGTAGAGAACCTCCACGCCTACACGGCAGTATTTCGTGTCGATGATTCGCTCGCGGGCGTTCTCATCACCGAAGACGGTCATGCCGCAGAGATCATCGACGTGAAGAGCAAAGCCGGAACCCGCGACGCGTTGACGATAGCTATCCTCAACGCATCCGAGCAGCTCACTCCTACACAGCGGGTATGGCTCGTGCTGAAACTCGTAGACGGCTACACGGAGGAACAGCTCGATGTAAGCGCGATTACGTCGACCGGGGACAATCTCCTCGCGAAGTTGCTCGAGGCCGAGCTAGTTGCAGACACCTTCGAGACATTTAAGCACTTCGCCACAGCCGGCTGGGAAGCAATTGCCGCGGCCTTTAGAATCTCGGCCGAAGCGCATAACTTCATCAATTCTGAGCTTGTCGGCGGCCACGCTGCGGACTTGCTTGAGGACCCGCTCGTTCCTTCGGTGCTTCAGAAGGTGCTTATCGTTCGTCTGGAGGACTTCGCTGAAGCGAACGGCGTAGCATTCCTTCGGGCGGCGGCAGCCAAGGCGAGGACCTGGCACATTCGGCTCACGATGGCCCAACTCGAGTTGATCTCAAAGCACGCCTCGGACCCGGAGGATGTGGTCTGGCAACTCGCCAGGACGGATGACGGATTCGACGGCCCTGCAGCGATGCACATTCTCAGCCTGCTTGGCGGTGACTATGAAGGCTTTTCGCAGAGTGCTAATCACGAGTTCGAGATCGCAAAGACCGATTCGACGAATGAGGTGCTCAAGCTGCTGAGAGACGCCGACCTTGTAAGCACGCCACCGGGCGGACGTGGCACGCGCCGAATGGTGAAGCTGTGCTGAGGCGGCACGCTGGACAACACGGTGCGTAAGCACTCCTGAAGGTCTAGGAGATTTTGAGCCGGCGTAGCGATCTGGCTGGAGCTATAGATGGCGTCGCAGTCATTCTCAACTCGCCATGAATGTAGTCGCACATCGCTTCGATGTCGGAGGATGTCCGTAGGTGCCAGAGACGACTAACCCACTTGGAGGCCCGATGGGCTGGAACGCTTTTCAGTACGTAGCGACAGCAATCGGTACGATCGTTGCAGTCGCCAACGTCGTATCGGTAGTGGGGCAGCACCGTACTCGGCGGTTCTTCGAGCGATCGATTCGCCTACTCGACCTCCGCATGCGACTCATCGACCTCGGACCGATGGAGGGTCCAGGTGCCTCATCGACCTCATCTTTGGCGCATGACAAGCTGCTACTTGAGTACGAGCGGGAAGCACGCGCGAACGCTGCAATGTTCGTGTCATCGGGCGCGTCATTGAAGAAGGCCGGATCATATTTCTGGAGTAGCTTCTCACTGTTCTATGCGCTGCTGATGGCGCTCTTAACGGGGGATGTAATTAGGCAACTCTCGGGGCAGCCGGCATTGGCGGTGACATCTCTCGCGCTGGTGCCTGGAATTGTGACTGTAGTGCTCCTATGGAGTGGAACTCGGGCTCTATTGCGGCGCGACCGCGTGCGCAGTCTCCGTCAGAAGATCGGCGAGGTAGATCCTGTGTCGGTTGAGGGCGTCATGCGTTCTTCGGAAGTGGCTGCCCTATCGAGGCTTTTTTCATGGATTCGTCGTCAGTTCGTGGCGGAGTCGAGTAAGACCTAGCCATTCCGTTCCTCGAGTAGGAACGTCACCACAGCTTTCCCCCTTCGCGAATGTCGGGGCAGGAAAGCGTCCGATGGTGGCTAGCCGATGCCCCATCCAGCGAACCGTGCACTTCTTCGGCCGCCCTATGGGCTGAACCGTAGGTTTCGGTTGATCGGATTCTCGTGAGACGGCGGGAAGCCCGATAGTCTGCGGCCATGAGGGGGACCACTCTTTGATTGCGGGCGAACGATGAGGGGACGACCAATGGCGACGGGCAGCGAGCGCTACAGAACACATTCCGTGTGGGAGACACTTCGGTTGAAACAGGAGTCGCTAGCGGCAGCTCGCTTCGGCGATGCTGACACCGAGGAGTGGCGAACAGACATCGTGGAGTGGCTGAGCGAAGCGCTGAAAACAAAGCTAACGCGGCAGCCTGCTCTATATCTCGGCGTTTTGGACTCACTTGGCACAGCCCTCAACGCACTGCCCGTGACCACAGCGGAGTTCGCACAGTATGTCGCGGACGGCTATGGCCGCAAGCAGGGGGTGGACATACTTGAGGCGGCGCTAAGGAAGCTACCTCTGCCTGCGCCGAAGGAGCTCAACGCTTCATACATTGCGCTACTCGACAGTGAAGTCGAGGCTCGGACGACAAGGTTGAGTGAGCTTCAGTCCCGGATCTCGGAGACCGAAGCGGCTCTCGCCTCCCGCCAGAAGGAACTCGACAACATTGCGAAGAACGTCGAATCGCTGTCCAAGCGCATCGAATCGGAGCGTGAGGCTATAGCGGAGGTGAGCCAGTCCGCGCGGGATCAGATTGATAGGGACTGGGGCGAAGCGCTGGCTGAGTGGCATTCCGATCAAGAGGCCATCAACTCTAAGAACAACGCAGCTGCGCTCGAACATGTCGCAACGCTCGCAGCGACCGCTCGCGCTGGCGAAGCGCTCGCCGAGCACGCCGCCGGCAGCCTCAGTGCGACCGACTGGAACGGGCGTGCAAAGCGCGAGCGCAGGGCGGCGCAGTGGATGCGGGCCGGCGCCGCGGCGGCCTTCGTGTTCGCCGGGGCTATCGGCTTCTTCATCGTCACGGAGGCGGTTCGCAGCAATTTTGACCTGACTGTGGGCGACGGAATTCTCCGAGCATCTGTAGCGCTCGTGGTTGGTGCGTTTGGTGCACTTCTATTGAGGGAATCCGGTCGGCATTTCCGAGAGGCCGACACTGCGGAGGACGTTGCCCTCTCGCTGAAGGCACTTGCTCCGTTCTATGCGGGTTCCGATGATTCGGTGCGAATCGCTGCCCGTGTGCAGGTCGGAGACGCTGTCCTCGTCAAGAATGTGTTGTCGAGGTTCGCACATCGCGACGCGGCTAAACACTCAGCGGAGATTGACACCGCAAATCTCTCGGTGCTTGTCGACGACGCCGCCAAGGCTCTGAGCACAGTGCAGCGAGCGGCCAAGACGGGGTAGGAAGACACCGGCTGAGTGCCGTTAGGGGGTGAGGTCAGCTATGCGCCGATGACGATCGCTCGATGACTGCCTCGGCTTGAGCGCTATCCAGGATTAGCATCACCAGGGATCTGGCCGCGTTGGATCAACGCGCGTCCAGTTACTATCCATGCGTGAATCATTGAGGCCTTGAGAGGTTCGGATCCGTCGTCGCGGCGTTGAACCACGCTAATGAACTCGCCTTGCACTTTCTCGTCAATGATCGCACCGGA
Coding sequences within it:
- a CDS encoding P-loop NTPase fold protein; translation: MAETTLRSLAPDYRDTQHASYVRHLTEALEDSRNRNIALTGRYGAGKSSVLDRFVADQNKLDKNVLRISISTLGPDNDEDLTNRIQKELVKQLLYRAKPGEIRRSRFARPKPLTWWRALLESAGATAAIVGLLWLFGLWPVQEVLGVSDPTLVAAMLFTVTFVLLVLGVVWSVRWLLGDRLVSKVSTAGLSIQLEKKADSYFDAYLDEIVAFFETTNPDIVVFEDLDRFDDARIFDSLRELNTLLNASAHWSKRKDRPLRFIYAIKDSIFEKIGKPQAEKDRAGESGTPGEGALAAELARPADAQQNSQWYRTSDIAAAETERANRTKFFEIVVPIVPFLSHNNSRDLLSDCLEEGTAARIGDI
- a CDS encoding IS3 family transposase (programmed frameshift), which encodes MPKPYPREFRDDVVRVARGREPGVTIKQVAKDFGVHAVTLHKWLQRAAVDDGVKPGESRGEAAELREARQRIRLLEQENEVLRRAAAYLSQANLPKRFYPLVTELAAAGIPVTVTCRVLKLARQPYYRWLADPITTSEVVQAYRANALFDAHKDDPEFGHRLLADEARDAGESMADRTAWRITAANGWWSVFGKKRGKNGKKPGPAVHDDLCTVTDESGRVRHEFTAEGPNQLWLTDITEHKTAEGKLYLCAIKDVFGNKIVGYSIDSRMKSSLAVRALENAVQMRGDVAGCVVHSDRGSQFRSRKFLRALSRNRLVGSMGRVASCGDNAAMESFFALLQKNVLDHRSWTTREQLRIAIVTWIERTYHRRRRQAALGRLTPVEFETIMNTTVALVA